The genome window CTTCGCCCGGAGGAACAGCGCTCGGTCTTCTCCTGCAGAAGGCGTGCATCGTGTGCGCGCTCTGTTGAGGGTTTTCATTCACTGGAGGTGAGTATGGCTACCGACCTGATGGCGCCCGTTCCCGTGACGGTTCTGACGGGATTTCTTGGGGCAGGAAAGACGACCTTGCTGAATCGAATCTTGACGACCGAGCACGGCAAGCGTGTGGCGGTCATCGTGAATGAGTTCGGCGAAGTGGGGATCGACAATCAACTCGTCATCGGCGCCGACGAAGAAATTTTTGAGATGAACAACGGCTGCATCTGCTGCACGGTGCGGGGCGATTTGATCCGCATCATCGGTAATCTCCTCAAGCGAAAAGACCGGTTCGACTACATGGTCATCGAGACGACAGGGTTGGCCGATCCCGCGCCGGTGGCCCAGACCTTCTTCGTGGACGAGGAGATGAAGCGACGGTTGTCACTTGACGGGATCGTCACCGTCGTCGACTCGAAACATATTTGGGAACACCTTGACAAGAGTCCGGAAGCCAAAGAGCAGATCGCCTTTGCCGATGTGATCCTGCTCAACAAGATCGATCTGGTGCCGTCGACCGAGGTCGACCGGCTCGAGGCTCGAGTCAAGGCGATCAACGTCATGGCAAAGATCCATCGGACGAGAGATGCGCAGGTGGAGATCAATCGGTTGTTGAACATCGGCGCGTTTGATCTGAGCCGGAAACTGGAAATTGATCCGAATTTTCTGGGCGAAGACGCTCATGAACATGATCCGAGTGTCT of Fimbriimonadaceae bacterium contains these proteins:
- a CDS encoding GTP-binding protein, with translation MATDLMAPVPVTVLTGFLGAGKTTLLNRILTTEHGKRVAVIVNEFGEVGIDNQLVIGADEEIFEMNNGCICCTVRGDLIRIIGNLLKRKDRFDYMVIETTGLADPAPVAQTFFVDEEMKRRLSLDGIVTVVDSKHIWEHLDKSPEAKEQIAFADVILLNKIDLVPSTEVDRLEARVKAINVMAKIHRTRDAQVEINRLLNIGAFDLSRKLEIDPNFLGEDAHEHDPSVFSVALVEEGMIDEGKVNDWFREVLSTMGTKIYRMKGILNVEGRDQRFVFQGVHMLFDGKADRAWKKGEARSNQLVFIGKDLDRAALTKGFRSCLV